The genomic region GAACCTTTTTGGAAACCTTTGCTTGGACTTTGCTTGCTCTTTGTTACTGACCTCTGCCTGTTCTGACACGTGAGTCTTGCCTAGCCCCTTTACTTAACTGCCTGCGGCCTAcctgtgtaccgaactctgcctgttttttgccactctggagatctgcttgagccctgcctgtactgctgcctgtgttttgtctgcctgcctgtgtaccgaactctgcctgtttttgccactctggagatctgcttgagccctgcctgtactgctgcctgtgctTTTTTCGCCTACTAAGTTGACTCTGCCTACCAAGTGGTTTTGCCTGGCTGCCTATTTTTGTGTTCTTCAACATTAAAACCTAATTAACCTTTAATCAGCTTCTGAGTCTGCTTTTGGTTCCACAGTCCCTTACCTGGCCTCACCGGCCCTGACAAATTTTCAGAGATCTATGCCAAAATATTTCCTTTAAGGCATCAGGAGAGTGGGttagcctaacacacacacataagcctaCTGCACAGCTATGTACCAGCTAGCTACCATTACACTCAACACCTACTCATCTACAGCCAAGCTGGGTTTGAGACTGCAcactttaattaaaaaaaaaaaaaaaaaaaaacttgacttTGTCTGGGTGGGCAAGACACAATGTTTGGGTGGGCTTAGCCCATCCTGGCCCCTGCCTAGAGCCGGCCTTGATACTATCCGGTAAGATGTTGCATAAGGCATTACAGGGACATATTACAGCACTGTAAAATGTAGACTGAACTATTCAGTGCTGTATAATACaaacagttgatatatgtacagtactgtAAAAGCTTTGCTAGACCCATTTTGTGACTGTCACTTATTAAGGAGTGTCTTAATTTTTTTCTGTGTAGCAGCATTTTTGAAGTCTTATTCTTTTTCAGTTCTGGAGATTTGGGAAGTGGGTTGATGTGGTGATTGACGACAAGCTTCCAACTATTGGTGGGAGACTGATATTTCTACACCCGAAAACCCACAATGAGTTTTGGGCTGCGCTGATGGAGAAGGCCTATGCTAAGTATGTGGTCCAGCTGCCTTTACGATGCTCGTTGTTGTGTTTTAAGAGCGTCCATTAAAGCCATGTGTCTTCTGCATTGTCCTTCCTGTAGGGTTTGTGGCTCCTATGCTGACATGCACTTTGGCTACGTGTCTGAGGCCCTGATGGACTTCACAGGCGGCGTTCACATGACATACAAGCTGAACAAAGCCCCCCCTGACCTCTGGGACATCATGTTGAGAGCCGCCCAGTCCAAACCCCTCATGGGCTGTGGTACTCCAGCAGGGGTCAGTCGGAAAAACACTGTTTTGCCTAATGGGATTGTGGACGCCCATGCCTACACAATTACAGGAGTTATACAggtaatgtgtttttgtgtgtatgcactcatatTTGTCTGTGAGTATTTGTGAATGCTATTGTATTTGTTAACATGAATCTGGTTTTCTGCATTTGTTTGCTCCTTGAAGGTGATGAGTAATAATCGCCCTGTTAGACTGATCAGGTTGTTCAATCCGTGGGGCGaaggggagtggaggggtgACTGGAGTGATAAGTATGTCTTCTTGTTTAATGGCAGCAATTTGGTTATTCTAGGCAACATTACTGACTGTGTGTATTTATGGTTGCCTGTAGTTCATATCAGTTGCACAtatttcaacaacaacaatatactTACAATAGCAACAATTTTTCATTCCTTGGATAGTCATTATTTCATTTCAGCCCACACCACTATGCCCTTGGATAGTCATTATTTCATTTCAGCCCACACCACTATGCCATCACTTCAACTGGTATTTGTAAATCAATATTTGGTAAGACTTTACTTgacaggtgagttcataacacattcatagcagctgtcataaactgcacataaagcattcatgacttgtttcatgagacatgactcaacattcataccaaacctttcatgaatgtgaaagacagaacgacgagagCTTGTCAAAATAAGTCCAaagtcgcaaagcagcattgccttttttggtccaaacctcttacctgatcacgtcacagcTGAGtatgttttatgatgtaacctttgcagatgttCCGTGGTGCACATTTTTgataaactgtgtttttttagcatattttctttatcattgtttgcaggacggattatgaactcgggcccctgggcccagatgtattaagggccccccactaattgtcgtatatgtggggggggggtttgggggtcctcccccagattttgttttatttgtttgatgtgatttcctgtattctggtgcattttggggatggccaatactacattcaatcagattcatagcctacatcctgatttgttgatattgaggcaatgattccatgcaaaggcttgggcttcagggccccttgacctcttgggcccctgggcctgggcccggtaggcccgtgcagtaatccatccctgtttgCAGGTCATCCAAATGGCAAACTGTCAGTCCAGAGGACCGTACAACTTGCCTCTCCATCTGTGACGACGGTGAATTTTGGTATCAAAATCAAGTTCCTTCTCCATTACTCTGGCATGTTGAGTTGTATTATACTGTTACACAAGATGCTTGTTCATTTTCCTCTTCAGGATGTCAATGGAGGATTTCTGCCAGAGCTATTCTGACATGGACATATGCTCCACGAGCCTTGCTTTCCTTGATGCATCCACAGACTGGACATGCAAGTTTCACGAGGGACGATGGGTCGCCTGGACCACTGCTGGTGGCTGTCTGAATAACAGAGGTGCTTTCTGTTTACATAAGAACATTGAATTCAACAGGATAGAATGCATTCTAAGTGTTTTCTAATGGTCTCTCAGGGAGTTTTTGGATAAACCCTCAGTATCACATAAAGTTGGAACCCCTGAAGGGTGAATGTGCTAATGACAACGACAAGAACCTACTCGTGTCCCTCATGCAGAAGTCTGACAAAAGGAACAGGCGCCTTGACTCCAACTTCAGTATTGGCTTCGCGATTTTCAGTGTGCGTTGACGTTTCTCTTTGACACAACTCTTGTGCTGTACCTGacagttttatttttacaaaGTGCTCGAGATCTCTGTTGATTTTCTAATTGTTCCTTTCGGTCTTTCAACAGGTGCCACCTGAGGTAGGTACACAATATCTTTGTCTGTATCTCTACCTCAGAAGGTGTCCTTGGGAGGAGGGGTTTGGGGGGTTGGGGattattatcatttttattTGACAATGCCATTTTGCTTCAGTACTATGGAAGAGAGGGGAAGTTCCCTGCAGAGTTCTTCAAGAAGAACCCTGTAGCTTCAACCAAACAATTCATAAAAGCTCGAGAGGTTGTTGAGTTCTTCAGATTGGTTCCGGGCGAGTATATCATTGTCCCGTCCACTTTCAACCCAAATGAGACGGCTTCCTTCATCCTGTCCATATTCTCCAAGACAGACAGCCATCTTGAGTAAGTACTCTCCTGCATCTGTGATTTTGATGTTTATAAATTATATTACTGACATTTGATCCACATTGAATTCTGTTCATTCATTATGGCCTACTTTCAGTGAAAATTCCATTGACAGTTGGACGATTACAAAGGTAAACTAAGATATACTATCATATATCCACTTTTGTTTTGATATACAAAGATAAACTAAGATACTAATCATAtcagtttttgttttgataATGGATACTGCTCATATCCCATTTTGGCCAAACATTTGTTATCACCTGCTTGTACTTCAGCCCAGTCTAACTGACCAACTAAATGACAACAACTCCAAGGTTACCTTATTCAAGAAGTTCACTGACCAGGTAATTTACTGAATTATAAACTCGTTAAAAGTTCAATGTTTCATATTGAATACTGAGTATCGCTATTCACTGTCATAAGTATGAAGAAGTCGATGCAGAGCAGCTACAGAGGCTTCTGAATGAGAATCTTCAAGGTGAGATCTCAtttcacatgcagacacacacacacgccttgtaCCAACAGCTGTTGTTCTTGCAGCATCTGATCCAATAGACAACATATTCACTAGCCTGTTTAAAGTGGTTTCTATCAGTGTTTTTGCACACAAAGCAACAGAGGAGTTCCGTAAGCAATACTGCTTGCTCTAACGTTAGTGTTGGTTTCATTTGGTCTAACACAAATTCTCTGTCTTGGTCTTTATCTGTACTTTCAGGCAACTCCTCAGGCTTTGGCCTGGATACCTGTCGCAGTATGGTTGCCTTGATGGATGTATCCTGGCCTTTATTGTCCTTCCCAGACAAATCATAGAAATCACTTAGAAAAGAGTAATAATGATAATTGAATATTGAATTGATAAttgtatcgacataagagtgacatgacactgtcatgacacatgaaacctaaccctaatcctaacctctaaccctaatcctataaccccaaccctaactctaaacctaaccctaacttgttatgacaaaaaccgaatgtcacttaacgCCTCttattatgtcataaacgtttatgacctctttatgacacattcatgacagtgtcatgtcacttatgttgacactgtcaagtaaagtgtaaccgaataATTCTATTTCATCACATAATGAGGTATTGATGTATCAGACATTTTCCTTAATGCACTTGAAGCTCTCTGTCACGGGCCACCTTAATCGCCATGAATTCCTTCGACTGTGGGACCGAGTGGTCACATACAGGGTGAATGATCCTCTCTGTTCACTGTAGTCTTGAAATACCAAGCCTTTTAAGTACACTGTTTTATAAAGGAAACTCAACTGTCGTTGATAGGAAATCTTTTACCGCACTGACATTTCAAGGACTGGTGACTTGTCCCTTAGTGAACTGAGGAATGCTATGATTGCCGcaggtatgaaaaaaaaaaacaactttatGAACTTTACATTTGGCTCGGTCTGTGTTGGGACTGCTGTGACattagtgtgtgtctctgtctgcagGTGCGCAGATTAGCGATAGCATGCTGAACCTCATGGCTTTGCGCTACGGTGGCTCAAAAGGAAACTTAACGCTGGAGAGCTTTGTGTCCCTCATCCTGCGCTTGGAGTGCATGTCCAGTAAGCACCAGCATGCCGTCCATCTCATCTATCCCATAATGACTTTCACACAgacaattgaaaaaaaaaagacttactGGATGGAGCCTTAGGTGTATGCTTCAAGAAAACCTGAATTATTAAGATAAAGGATTTGAGATGGCATGATGTTGGCAGCAAAAACCATGTTATGCTTCATGATAAATAAGCTACTTTTCTCGgtttttaaaggaaaattctggtatttagcactttgagtcccttttctggtttgttttggatgaactagagtggtggacaccggaattttgacgattggtcctgtctcgacttttctgactcgttttgaaccgcctttgactactcagagtggctgccaacaggcatactgtaggctactcaaacatgtcctaaaacaatcctaaacgttcgttttcaaaactgtgcaactcaccgagtggttagtggtgttcgttgattattaaaagcaaatacatcggcgcaatgtatgatttccagccatcttatttgctattgtggaactatttattcagacacctcacaaccgctcaatatttgaacctgaagcatagacggtggcactgagtcttccaacagaaatcaatgggattttacaaaatgccaaataacacgacaaactgtatttcgctacgctacttgttttggaacatcaacgaacaccactaacagagttgcacagttttgaaaacgaacgttaagggttgttttaggacatgtttgagtagcctacggtatgcctgttggcagccactcaaAGGCGATctaaaacgagtcagaaaggtcgAGACGGGACCAAACGTCAAattttcggtgtccaccactctagttcatccaaaccagaaaagggactcaaagtgctaaataccggaattttcctttaagtcaAATCAAGAAAACTTTACTTTTCCTGTGAGGGAACGTCATTTGTTGTTAGGCACAAGCATAGATAGACACCAGCATTCCACATTCTAAAAGCAAGATAAATAATTATCTTACTATTGATGGGATATTCACTAAAAACCATCCAAAAACGAACTGTTACAATCAAGTGATTGTAGTAACTTTGTTATGTTGTCTGTTTTGTGAGAACACTGCTGTTTAAACTGCCTTCTATTTTATCTATTTTACCACAGAGGTCTTCAGAAAGCTGTCAGATGGGAATGGAGTCTATCTGCAAGAGTATGAGGTGACCTAT from Alosa alosa isolate M-15738 ecotype Scorff River chromosome 1, AALO_Geno_1.1, whole genome shotgun sequence harbors:
- the LOC125292507 gene encoding calpain-1 catalytic subunit-like: MPPPGVCLNIMKERHKKEGRGSVTNPDKFLDQDFEELHQYFLKNGFRFLDKMFPPECSSIGDGLLPSNDLARIVWQRPSKIVKDPRFILEGVSRFDFKQGRVGNCWFLAAIGALTFQEDMKKQIIPAGQSFEKDYAGIFHFRFWRFGKWVDVVIDDKLPTIGGRLIFLHPKTHNEFWAALMEKAYAKVCGSYADMHFGYVSEALMDFTGGVHMTYKLNKAPPDLWDIMLRAAQSKPLMGCGTPAGVSRKNTVLPNGIVDAHAYTITGVIQVMSNNRPVRLIRLFNPWGEGEWRGDWSDKSSKWQTVSPEDRTTCLSICDDGEFWMSMEDFCQSYSDMDICSTSLAFLDASTDWTCKFHEGRWVAWTTAGGCLNNRGSFWINPQYHIKLEPLKGECANDNDKNLLVSLMQKSDKRNRRLDSNFSIGFAIFSVPPEYYGREGKFPAEFFKKNPVASTKQFIKAREVVEFFRLVPGEYIIVPSTFNPNETASFILSIFSKTDSHLDENSIDSWTITKPSLTDQLNDNNSKVTLFKKFTDQYEEVDAEQLQRLLNENLQGNSSGFGLDTCRSMVALMDLSVTGHLNRHEFLRLWDRVVTYREIFYRTDISRTGDLSLSELRNAMIAAGAQISDSMLNLMALRYGGSKGNLTLESFVSLILRLECMSKVFRKLSDGNGVYLQEYEWMHLTMYS